A stretch of Desulfurivibrio alkaliphilus AHT 2 DNA encodes these proteins:
- a CDS encoding DNA cytosine methyltransferase, which produces MMLMTETRRSEAPQPCGEVVDLFCGVGALSHGLRNAGLKILAGYDVDARCKYAFETNNSASFFSRDVGKLTAAELKSHFSGNVPSVLAGCAPCQPFSTYKQRYDEDPQWGLVHKFAELAVQVDPDFVTMENVPALLRYKKGIVFEKFCKSLTNAGYKVDWVIARCEEFGVPQRRRRLVVIASKEGQHCPLNPTHAAAVTVRDAISSLSRLNAGESDPNDPLHTAASLSEINLRRIRASVPGGTWRDWPEELRAPCHQRVTGKTYPGVYARMTWEEPAPTMTTQCYGYGNGRFGHPEQDRAISLREAAILQSFPAEYEFLPPNERHSFAEVGRWIGNAVPVKLAEAIGHSITQSRVIGGEAHDR; this is translated from the coding sequence ATGATGCTAATGACAGAAACACGAAGATCCGAAGCCCCTCAGCCCTGTGGCGAAGTTGTTGACCTATTTTGTGGTGTAGGTGCGCTGAGTCATGGCTTGCGAAATGCCGGACTTAAAATATTGGCCGGATATGATGTGGATGCTCGTTGCAAGTACGCATTTGAGACAAATAATTCAGCTAGCTTTTTCTCACGGGACGTAGGAAAGCTCACCGCAGCAGAGCTAAAGAGCCATTTCAGCGGAAATGTGCCATCAGTACTAGCGGGATGCGCCCCATGCCAACCGTTTTCCACATATAAACAGCGGTATGACGAAGACCCGCAATGGGGCCTTGTGCATAAGTTCGCTGAACTCGCAGTTCAGGTAGACCCCGACTTCGTAACCATGGAAAATGTTCCTGCGCTTTTGAGATACAAGAAAGGCATAGTCTTTGAGAAATTCTGTAAGAGCCTTACCAACGCTGGTTACAAAGTCGATTGGGTAATAGCAAGATGTGAAGAGTTTGGCGTGCCTCAAAGGCGTAGGCGATTGGTCGTGATCGCATCAAAAGAAGGTCAACATTGTCCTTTAAACCCCACTCACGCAGCAGCTGTGACCGTTCGTGATGCAATTTCCAGCCTAAGTAGATTGAATGCTGGCGAGTCTGACCCAAATGACCCTCTCCATACCGCAGCATCTTTGTCTGAAATCAACTTACGTCGAATACGTGCCTCTGTGCCTGGCGGAACGTGGCGTGACTGGCCGGAAGAATTACGTGCGCCATGTCATCAACGCGTAACTGGTAAAACTTACCCAGGAGTGTACGCCAGAATGACGTGGGAAGAGCCCGCGCCCACGATGACAACACAGTGTTATGGGTATGGGAATGGTAGATTTGGACATCCTGAGCAAGATCGTGCCATTTCGTTACGGGAAGCAGCAATTTTGCAATCATTCCCTGCGGAGTATGAATTTCTACCACCCAATGAACGACATTCGTTCGCTGAGGTTGGTCGATGGATTGGAAACGCTGTTCCAGTCAAATTAGCCGAGGCTATAGGCCATTCTATCACGCAATCCAGAGTAATCGGTGGTGAAGCCCATGACAGATAA